In Desulfobacterales bacterium, the genomic window AGACGGCATTCCTTTCCGGGGCCAGCCCATCCTGAATCTGCCTGGAAAAAAGTCCGGCCAGTGACTCCGGATCCGATAGATGGGCGGAAGCGTAGACCAGATGTTTCAAGGCCGCCAGCTGGTCGTAACTGCTCTTATATATGCCCAACAATTCCTTGGATTCATCGCCGGCCGCCTTGGCGCTATCCGGTTCCGCTTCAACCCCGGAAATCTTGTCGTTGGGGAGGCCGTCCAGTTTTTTAAGAATAAAAGAGACGTCCGCCTCGGCATTGCCGCCGGACCCGGCCCTGTCTATCAGCGTCGTCAGGACATCCACCCCCTCGTACATTGTTTGAATCAGGAGAGCCGTAATGCCGAGCGTTCCTTTGCGAACGGACCCAAAAACGTCCTCCATCTTGCGGGCGACTTCACTTATTTGCTTTAACCCGGCAAAGGCGGCGGATCCCTTTAGGGAGTGAACCGTCCGAAAAATCACCTGGATGGTCTCTTCGGCCGCCGGATCTTCTTCCAGCTGGATCAGATTCAGGTTCAGCTGATCCAGATGCTGCCGAGCCTCTTCCAGGAAGTCCTGCAGCATCCGCTGGAGTATCTGATCGTCCAGATCCTGCGCACCATTTTCATCAGTCATGAAACGTCTCCTAAAGCGCGTTTACCACCCGATCTTTAAATTTGACCCGGGCCCCTGACAAATCACCCGACATCAGGAAGAAGGTAAGATTTTTTCCAATAGGCTCAACAGTTGAGTAGGTTTAAAAGGCTTTACAATATAGGCGGTCGCTCCCAGGGAGACCGCTTTGTCCTTATCCTCGTCCTGCCCCTCGGTTGTCAGCATCACCACCGGAATGGAAGCAAAGGTACTATCGGCCCTGATCTTTTGTAAAAATTCAAGTCCGTTCATTTGCGGCATATTGATATCCAAGATAACGGCATCAAACCGTTCCTTGGCCATCAGCTCCAACGCCTCCAGTCCGTTACCGGCGGAGCTTACCCCAAACCCCTTTGTTTTAAGTGTAAATTCAACCAGTTTACGAACACTGGACGAATCATCCACCGTTAACACCTTTTTTGTCATGGGTCCCCCTTTTTTTGTTGCAATATGAAAAACCTGGTCCTCCCCCGCCAAATGGCGAAATTTTCAAAGGGCCAGTCGAAGATCCCGCCTTGCGGGGGTCACCTCTAAATGGCTCTGCCGGGAGCAGAACGTGGTCTGCCGCCATGTCCTGCCTCTTTGCGGTTTATTCATTCAAAACCTGCATCACCAGGGCGTGCCCTCCTTTTTGGGGGCCTGTCAGAATCTGGTTCACAGCAGTAACAAGACAAGGGGAGCGGAACACGACCGCCGGTGAAAAAAACTGGACGTCATCGATTCTCAAGCCGGTCTTGAATTTTTTAATCAGCGTCTGGTCCGCCCCCAGGATAATCACGCTGATCAGATTGCCTCTCTGGTAGGCGACGTCAAGGACAACGTCCTGCCCGTCCAAATGCTTGAACTGACCTGGAAATTGAATACTTAAGATATCAATGAACTCTTCTTCCTCGGTATTTTCCTCCCTGACATCCTTGCTCGCGGCCGGTTTCGGCAGGGTCTGTTTGATCCCCTTTTTTTCAAGAATATCCTGAAGAAAAGAACGGATACTCTCGAACTCCCTGGCAGGGAACTGGTCGCTCGAAAGCCATTGATGATATTGCCTGACGGCTTCATCCAGGGAAGAAAGACCGATATGGCACCGTAAAATACTTTTAGCGGCATCGACCCGAAGCGACTCTCTGCTGATTAATTTTTGAAACTCATTCAAGGCCCTTTTAAACTGGCCGAAGACCAACAGGGCCGTCGCTCCTTCCCATGCGGCTGAATCTTCATCCTTTTCTTCTGAAAAAGCGAATAACTGCTTGACAAGTTCCTGTTCCCTTGTCGTCATTTGGGCTGATGCGGCCGCCGCTTCGACCCTGTGGGATTCTTTTTCCAGAGTCTTAATCTTTTCGGCAACAATGTTTAAAAGTTCCT contains:
- a CDS encoding response regulator — translated: MTKKVLTVDDSSSVRKLVEFTLKTKGFGVSSAGNGLEALELMAKERFDAVILDINMPQMNGLEFLQKIRADSTFASIPVVMLTTEGQDEDKDKAVSLGATAYIVKPFKPTQLLSLLEKILPSS